The Fusarium oxysporum f. sp. lycopersici 4287 chromosome 1, whole genome shotgun sequence DNA segment ATTATTGTATTACAAAAGAAACGAAATCGGAATAATAATTCAGTAAATGGCCTTGACGGGTGCGAGCCGAAAGCGCATATTGTTATTTGTCGTCGAGGAAGACTCAGAGGCTCGTGCCCAAGTCCTaaccaacaccaacaccattATCATGGCTTTCCAACCACTTACACAAGCCAAATCTACTCAAAGAACACCACCTTCTCACTCCCAATGACATATTTTCCCATCTTTTCTTAGGACTCGGGCAAGGCGAAAGAAACACTTATACTATGTATAGCATCAAAGCCAGGATTTCCACAAACGGAAATAGCCTCGTTTTAGGCTACCGGACCACCAACCCCATCAAGTAAGAAACCACCTCGCAGGGATTAAGATAGGCTGGCTTATCACTAACTCAATCCGTAAACTGCAACAAAGAAGCCATTTCAGCACAACTTACAccttttttgtttttgttttctttgtctCAGCACACCATGTTTCGTCGCCGTGCTTCAAGACGCCTCCCTTCACGCGTCGTGCTAATCGCCGCCTTTCTCACAACACTCTTTCTATGGCGTCAATTATCACATCAGAGCGGTGTGGTGTTTGTAAAGAGCTCGTTTGACTGGTCGACCGTGGGGCTTGTCCATCCGCCGGCGGATATCAAGCCTTTACCTATTGGTCACGCAAAGCGCATGCCGAGAATTCAAGCTAAGAAGGGGAAATTTGTAAAGACGGGTGAGGTTAATCAGAGGAGAGATGCTGTGAGGAGGGAGTTTAGGAGAGGGTGGGAGGCGTATCGGTTGAAGGCTTGGGGGAGGGATGAGTTGATGCCGCTGACGGGACAAGCGAAAGATCCGTTTGGCGGGTGGGCTGCTACAATGGTTGATGCGCTGGATACCCTTTGGATAATGGATCTCAAAGCGGAATTCAACGAAGCTGCGAGTGCGGCTGCGGCGATAGATTGGGGAAACACACACGAGAAAGCAGTGAATCTCTTCGAAACGACAATTCGACATCTCGGCGGTCTTCTAAGCTCATATGAACTAAGTCGCGAACCAGCATTATTGCAAAAAGCCACAGAACTCGGAGAAATGCTATATATCGCCTTTGACACACCGAATCGACTTCCGGGGTTCTGGCTTAACTTCGATGATGCGTTAAAGGGAAAACAAGTCGCTGGTATTCACGACCCATCAGCTTCACCGAGTTCGTTGGTCATGGAGTTTACCAAGCTCTCACAACTAACCAACGATCCCAAATTCTACGACGCGACAGATCGTGTAACGCGGTTTTTACTCAGGATTCAGAATAGCACTCTTTTGCCAGGAATGTGGCCCATGTGTCTTGACTTTCAGAACGAAGCTGTGCATGATAATACCTTTTCGCTTGGTGCGCTGGCAGATTCTCTTTATGAGTATTTACCCAAGATGCATGCTTTGCTAGGTGGTTTGGACGAGAACTACGAAACCATGTATCGCACGGCGGCGGATGTTATCATAAAGCATTTGCTCTACAGGCCTATGCTGCCGAAACAAGAAGATGTGCTGTTTTTGGGTGATGTCAGGGTCGGTGCGAAGATTGAGTTGAGCACAGAGAGTCAACATCTTACCTGTTTCGCGGGAGGAATGTTTGCACTAGGCGGAAAGCTCTTTGAAATCGAACAACACGTTAATATCGGAGAAAGACTCGCAAGAGGATGTGGTTGGGCGTACAGCGCTTTTCCGACCGGTATAATGCCCGAGATCTTCGACTTGGTAGCCTGTCCGACACTCGAGGCCTGCGAATGGAACGAAACGCTCTGGAAGCCGCAAAACAACCAGAAACTCCCTCCAGGCTTCCGCCACGCGCGCGATCCGCGATATATCCTCCGACCGGAAGCTATCGAGAGTGTGTTCATCATGTATCGTCTCACAGCTGATGCGAAGTGGCAGGATATGGCGTGGGATATGTTTCAGGCGATTATGAAGTATACGAGCACTGAGCTTGCGAATGCGGCTGTTGATGACGTTACGAGTACTGAGACGTCGAAGACTGATTCTATGGAGGTAAGTTATTTGTGAAATGGGAGGGTAAGGGAGAGGCGATGTGTGCTAATGAGTGTGTAGAGTTTTTGGTTCTCGGAGACGCTGAAGTATTTCTACTTGATCTTCTCGGAGCCAGATTTGATCAGTTTGGATGAGTTTGTGCTGAATACGGAGGCGCATCCTTTTAGAAGGCTTTTGAGTCGAGGTTAAGGAATGGCGAGATCAGGATCAAGTAGTACTGTGAGTTTCATCTTGCTGGTCGAGTTGGAACTTTGGGCGGTAGATTGCAACGACCTTCGCGCTGAGTGGACCAGCGCAGCCCGTATCGGACAGGGCATGTCTTTCATGGTTATCTTGACGAAATATCAACACTGATGATGACGTCTTGAAAGAATACACTCGCTCTTTGAGGGTGTTTCGATGTCGGGCCATCTGTCCTTGCAACATACCTACGTCCCATGACCCAGTCCCTCTTCAATTCGAAAGGACGATATGTAAAGAAGAGATCAGCATTAGGGTCGccatttttttttttcctttctaGTGACTTTGAAAATACCTTTGTGGTCGAGTCGTGATGCTCTTGAACCAAGGTCACTTACTGGGCGATGCTGATGTTTCACCTCTTTGTTCAACACCTCAAAATAGCAACTCAAGGTCACCGCAATAGGGCCTTGGCCCGGTCTGACATATTGGTCAAAGAATTGATACGAATGTGCTCGTTATTGCGAAAATACCCATTGGCATGACCATGGAAGTCTCGGATATCCATTCTCGAGGCCACGAAATAGATATAGGATATAGAGCCCTATAACCACCAATCCCGTTCCCAACCTAGATCAAACAAAATTATCAAAACTATTACACACTACTATCAAAATGTTTTCACCCCTCCTCCTTctaaccctcaccctcaacGCAATCGCTACCTCCCCTTCCTCCTCCCTCAACACAACCAACCTCACGCAACATCCCTCCCGCGTCGCACCACGCTTCATATCAGGCGGTTTCTACGACAAATGCAAAGACGTACGCTTCTACCTCGCCAAAGCAGACGACACACATCCCCGCAAGAACAGCTTCAACGGGTACAAGTCTTCACCGTGGCTTGTAGCGAAATGTCCTGATAAGAATGGAAAGTATCTCTGTACGTGGTTGGCGCTGAGTAAGTGTTTGCTTAACTCGGAGGGAGAGCTATATCGTGGATCAAAGTAAGTATCGTTACTGTGAGTTTTGAGTTAGGAGTGGTACTGATGGTGCTGTGTAGTGGGAATTTTCACGGGTCGTGTACGGCGTGTAAGTTGACTGGCAGTAACTTCAACTGCGGCTGTTGGAGTGGTTtgaagaagggcaagaatgATTTCGGGAACCGGGTTCATCGAACGAGTATCGATTTGAGTATGTTTTCCCTTCTGGGTCTGGTGGTTTGTTGCTAACTGGTGTGATagatgttgctgttggcgcTGTTGATGGGTATTTGACCTGTCATGGGAACTGGGGAATCCTCGATTATTGCAGTGGAAGGCCATCGCAGGATCCTTTTCTCGATTCCAAGTGATGAACGCGTATGAAGATTTGTTGTTTTTTCGTTAAATTGACAGAGGCGTTGATGGTTGTTGCTGGCTTTTTCTCTGTCTCGCGTTCGTTCTGTTTTTATCCTTCTTCACATTCGTTCGTAAAGCTTCGTTTGTATTTTCTCGCAATTAGTTTTCGTATCGCTTCGTTGATTTATTAGACCTGAATATTTAGTTttgcttctcctctttgTTGCCGCCATCGATTTGTTGACTCAACCAACTCAGGACAACCCTTCAGCAACCATCCCCATTTCCTCAGAAATCCCACACTAACCTCCCAACTACTCCCGTCGTGTGCCTCTCCCCAGACAATCAAGTAAGCATCATCCAATCCTTGGCTACTCATGAGTCCCAGTATGTCAATACAcaactcatcttcatcaaatACACCGCCGGTGTATCCCTTGAGCATGTTATCTCTCAATTGAGGGAATGGTAGTAAATCGACCCAGGGATGATGCTCAATCTCGATTTGTAACCTTGTAGGACGTAGCGATTCGGGACATGCGGATTTCACCAAGGTACCATCTGCGGACGAGGGACCTAGGGCGTTCCAGGGCGATATCACATCGTCGCAGCATAATCCTTGCAGCGGGATACCGATGTGAACTGCATTGCTGGACACGGCATTAACGGCGTTGAGGCGGATGAGTGAAGGTAGAAGTGCCGGACGATGGTTCTTCAGACTATGTTGCATGTGCACCAGCTGCATGAATGCATATGCAACAGCACGTTCTCTGGCAGTGGTGAATATGAGGAGTCCATTCGTGTGAACTTCTTCGGGGGTGACATTTGTATATTCCTCATTCCGGGCCTTCCGTTTGCCTACCAAAGTCAGTTTTGCTTCAATGCACAGTATAGTAGAGTACAGTATAGGGACTGACGATAAGCTCTCTGATTCAGACGGTTCTGCCGTCTCCGTCTATCCCTCGCCTCAGTGATCCCCGTCCAATCATCGTCTGGGTCTTTGAGCTCCGTTAACTGGGGCAGTTGGCCGAGACGTTTCGGAGCCGGCGGTTGAGTAAGCTCTGCCATCGGGATTCTTACGTGAAGAGTGCGAGACTGGACCGGACCCTCTCCGTCCTAGGCGATTGTCCTTTATGTACCTGGCTGACGAGGGATTGTAAACTCCGAGAGGaaaaaagaaggagaagttTATCACTGAGCTGCAGAGATAAAGACTACGTAGACCTTGGGCCGTTTATTGCTTACAATTGATGTTTTCTCACTGCTTCTGAACTGTTTGGAAGGTTGACTAGTTGGATCGATTCTTTGATGATGGGCTCTGATTCGTTACGGAGATAGCGTTGATGGCGCTAATGCAACCTGCTGACATCAAGACCCGAGCAGAATTTAGCCATCTCATCCCTGTGAGATAAAACGTGACGGGACGCTGATGTCAGACCTTTAATCCAACCCAACCCTCGGATCAAAAGAAACACCGTCGGTTCAAAGATCAATGACATCTCCATAGATAGTAACACTCTCTATTCAGTCTAGTATCTCCATTGAATCACTAACTGCCGATGCATCTCCCTCGTGGCAGACCCGCCTCGATCTGGAGACGTCACCCTCCTTACGGGCCTTTTTTCTCACTTGTCCCGTCAATGCGCACTTGGAATTAGTGGGCTAACGGCGATGGCTTCCTTTTTGCGTCCAGTCCCAAATGGAAAATTTAACTCCGTTTATATCCATATCCATTCCATAGCATTACATCGGTCTCTGATGCTGATAAATTCTCGGGTCTTCGATGACGTTGCGGAGTCCgaactttttttttcttgccTTCGATGGTTGTAGAATCTTGGAGGTGAAGTGATATATATAGCTTGCACTCACGTAGGTAGATAGATGGCCTGATCAATACAATCTTGtttgcttctcatcttcaaagtAACAAAACAATACACAAAAATGTCTACCGATTACGAATTCAAGGGCTGGCTTGGCCGTGATCCCGACTCCGTCAATGGAAAGATGGAGTGGGATACCTTTGAGCCCAAGAAGTGGGAGGAGAACGACGTCGACATCAAGATCACACACTGCGGTATCTGCGGTTCTGACCTTCACACTCTTCGCTCCGGCTGGGGCGAGACACCTTTCCGTAAGTCCTCACACACTCCAAATGATACACACAGTTACTGATGCACTTTCAGCCTGCTGTGTCGGTCACGAAATCGTCGGCAAGGCAGTCCGCGTCGGCTCCAACGTAACAGACATCAAGGTCGGCGACAGAGTCGGTGTAGGCGCCCAGGCCCGCAGCTGTCTCCGCGACGACTGCTCTGAGTGCTCCGCCGGCCGCCTCAACTACTG contains these protein-coding regions:
- a CDS encoding hypothetical protein (At least one base has a quality score < 10); amino-acid sequence: MAELTQPPAPKRLGQLPQLTELKDPDDDWTGITEARDRRRRQNRLNQRAYRKRKARNEEYTNVTPEEVHTNGLLIFTTARERAVAYAFMQLVHMQHSLKNHRPALLPSLIRLNAVNAVSSNAVHIGIPLQGLCCDDVISPWNALGPSSADGTLVKSACPESLRPTRLQIEIEHHPWVDLLPFPQLRDNMLKGYTGGVFDEDELCIDILGLMSSQGLDDAYLIVWGEAHDGSSWEVSVGFLRKWGWLLKGCPELVESTNRWRQQRGEAKLNIQV
- a CDS encoding hypothetical protein (At least one base has a quality score < 10) → MFRRRASRRLPSRVVLIAAFLTTLFLWRQLSHQSGVVFVKSSFDWSTVGLVHPPADIKPLPIGHAKRMPRIQAKKGKFVKTGEVNQRRDAVRREFRRGWEAYRLKAWGRDELMPLTGQAKDPFGGWAATMVDALDTLWIMDLKAEFNEAASAAAAIDWGNTHEKAVNLFETTIRHLGGLLSSYELSREPALLQKATELGEMLYIAFDTPNRLPGFWLNFDDALKGKQVAGIHDPSASPSSLVMEFTKLSQLTNDPKFYDATDRVTRFLLRIQNSTLLPGMWPMCLDFQNEAVHDNTFSLGALADSLYEYLPKMHALLGGLDENYETMYRTAADVIIKHLLYRPMLPKQEDVLFLGDVRVGAKIELSTESQHLTCFAGGMFALGGKLFEIEQHVNIGERLARGCGWAYSAFPTGIMPEIFDLVACPTLEACEWNETLWKPQNNQKLPPGFRHARDPRYILRPEAIESVFIMYRLTADAKWQDMAWDMFQAIMKYTSTELANAAVDDVTSTETSKTDSMESFWFSETLKYFYLIFSEPDLISLDEFVLNTEAHPFRRLLSRG